A stretch of Cucumis sativus cultivar 9930 chromosome 2, Cucumber_9930_V3, whole genome shotgun sequence DNA encodes these proteins:
- the LOC105434706 gene encoding cytochrome P450 89A2, which produces MHLPHSMTHYHMDLDLKSDSSSRVNQSQTHKKMDTWFIIILISFSICYLLSSIFTKFQTSTKLPPGPPSIPILSTFLWFRTSPLQMESYLRTAVAKYGPIVTLRIGSRPSIFIADRTIAHKALFQHGALFADRPPVPPLTKILTSNQHSINSAAYGPLWRLLRRNLTSQILHPSRIRSYGHAREWVLGILLNRLFSHSESGSSVYVVDHFQYAMFCLMVLMCFGDKLEESQIKEVENVQRTMLLNFRRFGLLNLSPKLTKFFLPKRWEEFLQLRRNQERVIIPLIEARREAIKSRANRGKREGEKQEQEDGKEFVLSYVDTLLELQLPNEDNRKLTNSEMVTLCSEFLTGGTDTTSTTLQWIMANLVKNPEIQHKLFTEMKEVMGDGTREEVKEEDLGKLPYLKAVVLEGLRRHPPGHFLQARGVKEDIQFENYLIPKNGTVNFLAAEIGRDPTVWEEPMAFKPERFMNGDGGEEAAGFDVTGSKEIKMMPFGAGRRICPGYGLGILHLEYFLANLLWKFDWRGVEGDNVDLSEKLEFTVVMKKPLKANIILRL; this is translated from the coding sequence ATGCACTTACCACATTCCATGACACATTACCACATGGATTTGGATTTAAAGTCAGATTCAAGTTCAAGAGTCAATCAGTCtcaaacacacaaaaaaatggATACCTGGTTCATCATCATCCTTATCTCCTTCTCCATTTGCTATCTTCTCAGCTCCATTTTTACCAAATTCCAAACCTCCACCAAGCTCCCACCAGGCCCTCCTTCAATCCCCATCCTCTCCACCTTCTTATGGTTCCGTACATCGCCTCTTCAAATGGAGTCATACCTCCGCACCGCCGTCGCCAAATACGGCCCCATTGTCACTCTCCGCATTGGCTCTCGCCCTTCCATCTTCATCGCCGACCGCACCATTGCCCACAAAGCCCTCTTCCAACACGGCGCTCTCTTCGCCGACCGCCCACCGGTTCCTCCTTTAACCAAAATCCTCACAAGCAACCAACACAGTATCAACTCCGCCGCCTACGGCCCACTCTGGCGCCTCCTCCGCCGCAATCTTACTTCCCAAATTCTTCATCCTTCCCGTATTAGATCCTACGGCCATGCTCGCGAGTGGGTTTTGGGTATTCTTCTTAATCGTCTTTTCTCTCACTCTGAATCGGGAAGTTCCGTCTATGTTGTAGATCATTTTCAGTACGCTATGTTCTGTTTAATGGTGTTGATGTGTTTTGGGGATAAACTTGAGGAATCCCAAATCAAAGAAGTCGAGAATGTGCAGCGTACAATGCTGTTAAATTTTAGGCGTTTTGGTCTCCTTAATTTATCTCCTAAATTGACCAAGTTTTTTCTTCCGAAGCGCTGGGAGGAGTTTCTGCAACTAAGAAGGAACCAAGAGAGAGTCATAATCCCGTTAATCGAAGCAAGAAGAGAAGCGATAAAAAGCAGAGCAAACAGAGGGAAGAGAGAAGgtgaaaaacaagaacaagaagacGGTAAAGAATTCGTGTTGTCATATGTAGATACACTACTCGAATTACAACTCCCCAACGAGGATAATAGAAAGCTAACGAACAGCGAAATGGTCACATTATGCTCTGAATTCCTCACTGGCGGAACCGATACAACATCCACAACCTTGCAATGGATAATGGCAAATTTAGTGAAAAACCCAGAAATTCAGCACAAGCTTTTTACagaaatgaaagaagtaaTGGGCGATGGAACAAGGGAGGAAGTGAAGGAAGAGGATTTGGGGAAGCTTCCATATCTAAAAGCAGTGGTTTTAGAAGGATTAAGAAGACACCCACCAGGACATTTCTTACAAGCACGAGGAGTGAAGGAGGATATACAATTTGAGAATTACTTGATACCCAAAAACGGGACTGTGAATTTCTTGGCAGCGGAGATTGGTCGAGATCCAACAGTGTGGGAAGAACCGATGGCGTTTAAGCCGGAGAGGTTTATGAATGGCGACGGAGGAGAAGAAGCGGCAGGGTTCGATGTAACAGGGAGTAAAGAGATAAAGATGATGCCGTTCGGAGCAGGGAGAAGGATATGTCCTGGCTATGGTTTGGGGATTCTTCATTTGGAATATTTCTTAGCGAATTTATTATGGAAGTTTGATTGGAGAGGTGTGGAGGGAGATAATGTTGATCTGTCGGAGAAGTTAGAGTTCACAGTTGTGATGAAAAAGCCTCTGAAAGCAAACATAATTCTGAGGTTGTAA